From the genome of Solanum pennellii chromosome 6, SPENNV200:
ccgtttattttctttttaaaatttaaaatgttaaaagcCTAACACTGCGGTATATATAAGTAGTACTCCTATGTTATTTTGTGTTAGGTATGTTACAGGTGTACAGAATTTACTCTAATATGTACATGTTAATACGAGTATTCTGCTGACCCCATGTAATGATATAACGATAATTATATCAATCACTGCTCAGACTTTTTAATTGATTGAACTAACGCTGCCCACTTGCGCAATCTAATCTGCATCTATTATTGTCTTCTTATTTATGTTTAACAGACTAGCATAGCCACATATTCTAATACCTTTGTGTTGGCAGGCAAGAGGTCAACCACTAGAGATTCCTATTACCAGACAGAGGAGCAGAAACAAAATACCAACCTCAAATCAGACCAGAAGATGAATAAAGCAAATTACAAGTTTACCACTACTAGCCACACAACTGATAATATTAGTTTTTAGACAGAGAGGGCCAGCTTCCTAAAAGTAATCTACATTTTGCCTCCAGGGCACAACAGATGTCTTCAGAAAGAGAGTTGAGACTATTGGTGATATTCTTTTACATGCATATCATTCCGATAACAACCTAATCATCAAAAGTCTACCCATAACGTCTTATAAGGGAACGCTGGTATGACATGGAAGAAGTCCCTTCCAGTATTGCAGCTTCTGATGAAGCATATTGCTGCAGAACAGGAGGAGCTGAAGGGCCAGAGAAGCAGTTGTGTGTAGCACTACTCTCGTGAGGTGGCAGCATTCCTCGCTCTACTCCTGAGTACAATTGGTAATTCCTGTCATTTAGCTCCATGAGATGTGGCTGCGACACAACCCCACTTTGCATTGATTCATACCTGCGAATGAGACAATTTAAGATCACCCTtctatatttattaagtttgaaAATGGAATGACGCACTAAAAAACTGGAAACAGAAGatcaatttatctttttttggtaataacTATGAAATATTACTAtagacaaacaaaaataatacacCGAATGAGCACCTAACATCATATCCACCTTTCAGGAAGGGGTAATATGATTAAGTAGGCATCCGACTGAAGACAAAAACTAGATACATAACCCTTGTATCAGTAATCTGCATTTATGAGCTTTCCTAGATCCCTGCAGAAACTCTATCCTCTATATGACTTCTTTCTTTATATGTGCCACTAACAAACTGATATTTCCATTTACACCTCTACACGGCTTCCAGTTTCTAGTTTGTCAAGTCTGATATATTATAGCACCCCACGCTGGTGCTACCACTTCCTTCTAGAATACTTGAGACAAACTCTCAAACATGGGGTTAATAGTCTAACGTCAACTTAATACATGCTAGAAAGTTTCTTTAATTAAAGCCAGAAGGATGTCAAACACAAGAAGATAATttgaaaagagaaagaacatCATTGCTGAATAGCAAATATACACCCAATTGCTAACAGCAGGAAGCATTACTATCTTAATGTTAAGCAAGCAATTGAAAACCTCACCTCTTCCGCTCCCACCCCACAGCTTCCAGAACTGAAGGGAAGaggataaagaaaagaaagaaagcaaagGACACAAAACCTGTGATATGGATTCCATATATCAGTTGAAATGCCTTGAGTGACATATGATTGATGTGAATATGCATTACTGGGAGCAGTCAACTGTTTAGGTTCTCCAACTGTAAGAGCACTCTCCATGAAGCTCGTGGTTCTAGGCCATCCACGCTGAGCACTTTGAAGTTCATAGACTCGTTGAGATTCCACAATGGGTGGAGGATGAACGTGCTGCATTCTGGTCATATATGGATTCTCCACAGAAGTGGGCATCGAGGAATACTTAGAATGATGTTCCATATACAAAGCAGGAACTGTGTTTGGTGGTGGAAGATTGGCCAATGATGAACCCACTTTTGCCTGGGGACAGGACAGCAACTTAACCCGATCTTCCATAGCCCAAGTGGGTGTAATTTTTGGCATGTCAACATTAGCAAAAGACTGGCCCACTTTTTCCAGTGGATGGTGCACCGCTGTTGCTGTTACTGATGCAGGTAGGGGACGAAATATAGATAATAAACTCCTCACCTGCATATTTTTGAAGGCCCTTAATGAACAGCAAGCTTTAAAGCATTTGCAAGACACCAACTAATGCTAAATATATCGGCACTCCATATCTAAGTAAGAAATCACTTACTTGATGATCATTTAATTCGGGTTCAAACTTTCTGTCACGATAATTGTCCTTTATAGCGTGTCTGAGAGAGGGTTCTGGCAGGGGAAGACATTCCTTAAAAATTCGAAATTTCACCTGAATAAGAGCAATAGTATCATGAATCTTCGTAAATAATTGCATAAGCCAATTATGTGGATGAAGTGATAATTGGGAATCCAAATAACCTAGATATCAAGCATGTTAATAATACCAGATAAAAACCTAATAGCTAAATTAATACCTTAACAGTCCACGACCTACTGCAGCAACAAAAGAACCCTAACAAGGGATGGATAACCAAGTGGTAAAGACCCTCTACCTCCATGTACAAGATTAGTTGTTTGAGTAAACAAGGGAACAAAGTGAGGAAGGACAACATTTGGCTCCTGAGTGGGCAGTTGTGGTGTAGAGTGACCACatacaaaataatcataataataatgtgaTAAATAAAGAAGTCATGATATGCTgtccaaaagaaaaaagggaagcTATGATATGTCTCTTACTAAATCAATACGAAAGAATCACACATCGACAACAATGTCAGGTGTTTATTGGTCCAAGACTCTAAGAGGTTGTTTGGTTGATCGTATCAGTATAATTTATCTCAACATAAAACCCAGTGTGACTAATGAGGATTTGGTTGGccacataaaaaaaatctctGCATTAGTAATGCAGTGTTTTGTTGGTGGTAATAAATAATATCTGCATTAAGTTACACAAGAATTTACGCATTAATTTATGCAGGATAAAATATGGAACAAGAATATGATAGTAACAGTACAAAGGATATTATCCAAATACAAAAATGTCCCTTAAGTAAGTAATCCTTGCATAACAATCCCTTCATTATAGTTACTGCTTACAATTCCTTCAATATTAATCACTGTatgattcaaaaaatatatatttttcactacATAAACAATATCTGCAATTTTTATAATACACATATAGCTAGTGTCCAAATCAAATAACTCTAAGTTCAATGGTCAATTACAACATCGGTGTTTGGTCTAAGACATTAAATTATCTACAGAGTAACATTCAGAAACAAACTAGAATTAGAAATGCATAATCATGTATAAGTTGAGCAAAAGGAAAGAGACTTGGGATGTAACAATTTAGAAAGTATCTTAGTAATATCCCTGTGACGAACAATAACAAGCTACAAACTTACACTGAAGACACATAAGAGTAGACAGAAGGATGTGAAATAAACTAGCAATGACTTTCTACTGATAGTGACAACATCATAGAAATAAAAGCATCACGTGGCTCAAAGCTTCTATATTTTTGGTATTATGCACATCAAAGCCTAAGAACTTGCACAATGACATGGAAAGATTGGAGAAGGGAAATTCTTAAGCTTGAGGGCTTAAGAGCGAGCAAATCATAGATGCAAGCAGGATGAAATTAAATCACATTGAGCCCCACACCCATTTTCTTACTATCATCATACATTGAAAAATCAAGAAGTAAACAGAATTTTAAATAACTGACAGCAAATTGGTTTACCTGTGCTGGAAATTTGCCTCCAAAAGCAAGTGGTTCCAAGTTCATTATTCCAGTGGATGTTGCCTCATATACACCATACAGAAGTTTCGCTTCGAAATCAAACAGGAAAAGCTTTGCCCCCGGCTTAATCTTTTTTATCCTTTCTTGTTTGTTCAAAGGAAGCCCAAAAACACGGAATCTGTAACAATCATGTTTTGTATTTCTACCACACATGAATATAAAACCAGAAATATCATCCTGTCGGTCAGATTCATCCTGCAGGACCAAAAAGAACACATTTCAGAAACTAAGAAATACAACAGGCTAACCACGTATACTTTTGATGCCAAAATGATGCCGATAAAAATATAACATGCTTTTATTGTTACAGAAGAGTAATGATTTAAATAATgatagaaggaaaaaaaaagaacttggGTGTCCTCAGATGGATCAATTTCTACAGCATCACCAGTATTTTGCTCATTGACAAAAGCAGTTGACAAACGAGGCTGGTGCTTGGGTTCATCCTGCACTTGAGAGACCAGTATATGAGGCTCCATAATGGGTGGAGCATGAAAGTGTGGCATTCTGGTAATATATGGATCCTGAAAATAGATGGGTAATGACATATACTTGACCTGATGTTCCTTAGCAAAAGCAGGATTAGTATTTAGTGGGCCAACATTGGCCATTGATGAACCCACTTCCTGAGGATACGACAGCGACTTAACCTGATCTTTCACAGCCAAGGCAGGCATAATCTTTGGCAAGCCAACACTAGCCAAACATGGTGCCAATGGGTGGGACATAactgctgctgttgctgatgCAGTCAGGGGACAAAATAAGGATAATAGACTCCTCACCTGtatatttcaagatttttttttacgaAATAAAGTGGTAAAGCATTGGTAAGTGTGTGAAATACATTGATACTCCATACTAAGAAAGAAATCCCTTACTTGATAATCATTTAATTCGGGTTCAAACTTTCTGCGATAATTGTACTTTATGGCGTGACTGAAAGAAGATTCTTGCAGGGGAAAACACTccttaaaaatttgaaatttcaccTGAGTGGATAGACAAGCAACAGAAACATAAAGCTAGTATCTAGTTACGCAAACCAATTAGGTGGAGAGAGTAATTTCGTCAAAACTTGGACACCACAACAAATGTGTCGCGATTAAGCTCAAAAGGAAAGAGAGTTAGCAGTTGATCCTACCATatcaaaaaggaagaagaagttGTGCTACCCCGCATAACACAGCAGTAAAAAACTTTGAAGACTGAAACTATATGAAATAACTAATTATCCCTGTGACTACAACCATGATATGAAACAAATACTCTGACACCACAAAAATGCATACAGACATGTACAATAAATTAGCAAGCTTCCTACAATGGGTATGAGACAGTGACAACTAAACAGAAATAAATGCATCACACAGGCTCTAGAGAAGTAAAGGAACATATTATCCCTCAGAACTTCCACCTACCAGGAGAATATAATATCCACATTGACCGACTAAGCAATTGCCCCAATGACCTGGAAAGATTGGTGAAGAACATTCTAGATGGGTAGAGTTTCTTagataaaataactaaaacaatTGGATTAGTTCTTGAATAATACACATACATGGCATAAATGCAAGCAGGATTAGTTCAGATCACACTAAACCAGAAGGTCCTGATCTCATTACCTAATACATCATGAATCTTTTAAACTAAGACTAATAACAATTGGGTATTTTATA
Proteins encoded in this window:
- the LOC107023196 gene encoding uncharacterized protein LOC107023196 isoform X1 — its product is MKKMEDAEVKPSSMIDQAFLPIIDSSGVSGSVASTDPSSTVCRAASQDKEKDEEAFMDLSGYIFLCNRETKLDCFRFRVFGVGSNKKKMVEKIKPGTKLFLFDIELRLLYGVYEATSSGGINLEAHAFGGKFPAQVKFQIFKECFPLQESSFSHAIKYNYRRKFEPELNDYQVRSLLSLFCPLTASATAAVMSHPLAPCLASVGLPKIMPALAVKDQVKSLSYPQEVGSSMANVGPLNTNPAFAKEHQVKYMSLPIYFQDPYITRMPHFHAPPIMEPHILVSQVQDEPKHQPRLSTAFVNEQNTGDAVEIDPSEDTQDESDRQDDISGFIFMCGRNTKHDCYRFRVFGLPLNKQERIKKIKPGAKLFLFDFEAKLLYGVYEATSTGIMNLEPLAFGGKFPAQVKFRIFKECLPLPEPSLRHAIKDNYRDRKFEPELNDHQVRSLLSIFRPLPASVTATAVHHPLEKVGQSFANVDMPKITPTWAMEDRVKLLSCPQAKVGSSLANLPPPNTVPALYMEHHSKYSSMPTSVENPYMTRMQHVHPPPIVESQRVYELQSAQRGWPRTTSFMESALTVGEPKQLTAPSNAYSHQSYVTQGISTDIWNPYHRYESMQSGVVSQPHLMELNDRNYQLYSGVERGMLPPHESSATHNCFSGPSAPPVLQQYASSEAAILEGTSSMSYQRSLIRRYG
- the LOC107023196 gene encoding uncharacterized protein LOC107023196 isoform X3: MKKMEDAEVKPSSMIDQAFLPIIDSSGVSGSVASTDPSSTVCRAASQDKEKDEEAFMDLSGYIFLCNRETKLDCFRFRVFGVGSNKKKMVEKIKPGTKLFLFDIELRLLYGVYEATSSGGINLEAHAFGGKFPAQVKFQIFKECFPLQESSFSHAIKYNYRRKFEPELNDYQVRSLLSLFCPLTASATAAVMSHPLAPCLASVGLPKIMPALAVKDQVKSLSYPQEVGSSMANVGPLNTNPAFAKEHQDESDRQDDISGFIFMCGRNTKHDCYRFRVFGLPLNKQERIKKIKPGAKLFLFDFEAKLLYGVYEATSTGIMNLEPLAFGGKFPAQVKFRIFKECLPLPEPSLRHAIKDNYRDRKFEPELNDHQVRSLLSIFRPLPASVTATAVHHPLEKVGQSFANVDMPKITPTWAMEDRVKLLSCPQAKVGSSLANLPPPNTVPALYMEHHSKYSSMPTSVENPYMTRMQHVHPPPIVESQRVYELQSAQRGWPRTTSFMESALTVGEPKQLTAPSNAYSHQSYVTQGISTDIWNPYHRYESMQSGVVSQPHLMELNDRNYQLYSGVERGMLPPHESSATHNCFSGPSAPPVLQQYASSEAAILEGTSSMSYQRSLIRRYG
- the LOC107023196 gene encoding uncharacterized protein LOC107023196 isoform X2 — its product is MKKMEDAEVKPSSMIDQAFLPIIDSSGVSGSVASTDPSSTVCRAASQDKEKDEEAFMDLSGYIFLCNRETKLDCFRFRVFGVGSNKKKMVEKIKPGTKLFLFDIELRLLYGVYEATSSGGINLEAHAFGGKFPAQVKFQIFKECFPLQESSFSHAIKYNYRRKFEPELNDYQVRSLLSLFCPLTASATAAVMSHPLAPCLASVGLPKIMPALAVKDQVKSLSYPQEVGSSMANVGPLNTNPAFAKEHQDEPKHQPRLSTAFVNEQNTGDAVEIDPSEDTQDESDRQDDISGFIFMCGRNTKHDCYRFRVFGLPLNKQERIKKIKPGAKLFLFDFEAKLLYGVYEATSTGIMNLEPLAFGGKFPAQVKFRIFKECLPLPEPSLRHAIKDNYRDRKFEPELNDHQVRSLLSIFRPLPASVTATAVHHPLEKVGQSFANVDMPKITPTWAMEDRVKLLSCPQAKVGSSLANLPPPNTVPALYMEHHSKYSSMPTSVENPYMTRMQHVHPPPIVESQRVYELQSAQRGWPRTTSFMESALTVGEPKQLTAPSNAYSHQSYVTQGISTDIWNPYHRYESMQSGVVSQPHLMELNDRNYQLYSGVERGMLPPHESSATHNCFSGPSAPPVLQQYASSEAAILEGTSSMSYQRSLIRRYG